One window from the genome of Sphingomonas lacunae encodes:
- a CDS encoding heavy-metal-associated domain-containing protein — protein MIDIDLLSRHLRQRKPLTWLAAGLALAILGGGVAVVAQIEGDRGIPPVNSSNDLMVTGIQVDVRADSADEAREKGWQEAQRKGWAALFKQVNGGASAPGLPDSTLNGIVSAIVVEREQIGPGRYIATLGVQFDRARAGQILGISGRIFRSPPLLVLPVVYEGGIPQSFEQRSEWQRAWALLRTADSTIDYVRTSGRGADPLLLNPGQMRRRGRIWWRELLDQYGASDVLIPVVRIERMWPGGPLVGYFSARYGPDNELLGSFTLTARSPNGLRAMMVEGVRRIDAIYVGALADGRLRTDPSLIIEEPVDPDEIEQSVEEEESTEAGDAAGTERDAQPQASEVAAARDYSVQVETPDSLAVIAVEAQLRGIGGVESAQTSSMAIGGVSVVRVRYRGDSAALRAALQAAGYRVSESGGTFRISR, from the coding sequence GTGATCGATATTGACCTCCTTTCGCGGCACCTGCGGCAACGCAAACCGCTCACTTGGCTTGCCGCTGGCTTGGCGCTGGCCATTTTGGGTGGCGGAGTTGCTGTCGTTGCCCAGATCGAGGGTGACCGCGGCATTCCGCCAGTCAACAGTTCCAATGACTTGATGGTCACTGGCATCCAGGTGGATGTGCGCGCTGATTCGGCGGACGAGGCCCGTGAAAAAGGATGGCAGGAGGCCCAGCGGAAGGGTTGGGCGGCCCTTTTCAAACAGGTCAATGGCGGTGCCTCAGCACCCGGACTGCCTGATTCGACTCTCAATGGAATAGTCTCTGCCATTGTCGTGGAGCGCGAACAGATTGGCCCGGGGCGTTACATTGCGACGCTCGGGGTGCAGTTTGATCGGGCCCGCGCTGGCCAGATCTTGGGCATATCCGGCCGCATTTTCCGGTCGCCGCCCTTGCTGGTCCTGCCGGTTGTTTATGAAGGCGGCATACCACAGAGCTTTGAACAGCGCAGTGAGTGGCAAAGGGCATGGGCTCTGCTGAGGACGGCCGACAGTACCATTGACTACGTCCGGACTTCGGGCAGGGGCGCTGATCCGTTGCTGCTCAATCCTGGACAAATGCGTCGTCGCGGGCGGATCTGGTGGCGGGAACTGCTCGACCAATATGGTGCATCCGATGTGCTCATCCCTGTTGTCAGGATAGAGCGCATGTGGCCGGGCGGACCTCTCGTGGGCTATTTTTCTGCCCGCTATGGTCCGGATAATGAACTGCTCGGTTCCTTCACGCTGACTGCTCGATCGCCCAATGGTCTGCGGGCGATGATGGTGGAAGGGGTGCGCCGGATTGACGCCATCTATGTTGGCGCACTTGCTGATGGCCGTTTGCGCACGGACCCGTCGCTTATCATCGAGGAACCGGTTGATCCGGACGAGATCGAACAGTCTGTTGAAGAGGAAGAGTCGACCGAAGCGGGCGATGCCGCTGGGACTGAGAGGGATGCACAGCCACAGGCCAGTGAAGTCGCGGCGGCTCGTGATTATTCGGTACAGGTGGAGACGCCGGATTCACTTGCGGTGATTGCCGTCGAAGCCCAGTTGCGTGGAATTGGCGGGGTGGAATCAGCCCAGACCAGTTCGATGGCCATCGGGGGTGTGTCGGTGGTCCGTGTGCGTTACCGCGGTGATTCCGCGGCACTGCGCGCTGCCTTGCAGGCGGCGGGTTACCGAGTCTCTGAAAGTGGCGGGACTTTCCGGATCAGCCGATGA
- a CDS encoding leucyl aminopeptidase translates to MIIEFVSGGAADRDVLVVPVSTGGLAAITDRLPESFRSLAAGAAAQARFDGAAGTSLEAYSGQGAVVRRLLLVGIGNGDDAAYEKAGGAVSARLLVSGAESVHADLSGASAQAAARFALGAVLRAWRIDRYRTRLPVNQRPTLAGIAIAGCEEGAEAAWAKLRAVAEGVAFTRDLVSEPGNIIYPQSFVDRCSILAESGVAIEVLDEKQMTDLGMGAFVGVGQGSVRPPRLLSMVWKGEGAPEGAPLVLIGKGVTFDTGGISIKPAAGMEDMKWDMGGAGAVAGTMLALARRKAPVHVVGVCALAENMPDGNAQRPGDIVTTLSGQTVEVINTDAEGRLVLCDAMTWAQRKFKPETMVDLATLTGAMIISLGKEHGGLFSNDDGLAHALTSAGVAVGEKLWRFPLGEAYDKLIDSQIADMKNVGPRDGGSITAAQFLQRYVEPGVKWAHLDIAGMVWSDKDGPTWAKGATGYGVRLLEAFVAAQQEA, encoded by the coding sequence ATGATCATCGAATTTGTTTCCGGGGGTGCGGCTGATCGCGATGTGCTGGTTGTGCCGGTCAGCACTGGCGGGCTTGCCGCAATAACCGACCGTCTGCCCGAATCTTTTCGCTCGCTCGCCGCAGGTGCTGCGGCACAAGCCCGATTCGATGGTGCCGCCGGAACCAGCTTGGAAGCCTATAGTGGACAGGGCGCTGTTGTCCGCCGACTGTTGTTGGTTGGCATCGGCAATGGAGATGACGCAGCCTATGAAAAGGCGGGCGGCGCGGTGTCTGCCCGGCTTCTGGTCTCTGGCGCTGAATCGGTTCATGCTGACCTGTCCGGTGCCAGCGCCCAGGCCGCTGCCCGTTTCGCTCTGGGTGCCGTGCTGCGTGCTTGGCGCATTGACCGCTATCGCACGCGCTTGCCGGTCAACCAGAGACCGACGCTTGCGGGCATTGCCATTGCCGGTTGCGAAGAAGGGGCGGAAGCCGCTTGGGCAAAGTTGCGCGCCGTTGCCGAAGGTGTGGCTTTTACCCGTGATCTGGTTTCGGAACCGGGCAACATCATTTACCCTCAGAGCTTTGTTGATCGCTGCTCCATCCTCGCTGAATCGGGGGTTGCCATCGAAGTGCTCGATGAAAAGCAGATGACCGATCTTGGAATGGGAGCGTTCGTTGGCGTTGGCCAAGGGTCGGTTCGCCCGCCACGCCTGCTCAGCATGGTGTGGAAAGGGGAAGGGGCCCCCGAAGGCGCGCCCCTGGTGCTGATCGGCAAGGGCGTGACATTTGACACTGGCGGCATCAGCATCAAGCCGGCCGCTGGCATGGAAGACATGAAATGGGACATGGGCGGCGCCGGTGCTGTCGCCGGGACCATGCTCGCACTGGCCAGGCGCAAGGCGCCGGTCCATGTGGTTGGAGTCTGCGCCCTGGCGGAGAATATGCCGGACGGGAATGCGCAGCGGCCGGGTGACATTGTCACAACCCTGTCAGGCCAGACGGTGGAGGTCATCAACACCGACGCCGAAGGCCGACTGGTCTTGTGCGACGCGATGACATGGGCGCAGCGCAAGTTCAAACCGGAGACGATGGTTGATCTTGCAACGCTGACCGGCGCGATGATCATCAGCCTTGGCAAGGAACATGGCGGCCTGTTCTCAAACGATGATGGACTTGCTCACGCGCTGACCTCCGCTGGTGTGGCGGTCGGCGAGAAACTCTGGCGCTTCCCGCTTGGTGAAGCTTATGACAAGCTGATCGACAGTCAGATTGCCGATATGAAGAATGTCGGTCCGCGCGATGGCGGTTCGATTACGGCCGCACAGTTTCTGCAGCGCTATGTCGAACCGGGCGTCAAATGGGCCCATCTCGACATTGCCGGCATGGTTTGGTCTGACAAGGATGGCCCGACATGGGCAAAGGGTGCAACCGGCTATGGCGTGCGTCTGCTCGAAGCCTTTGTCGCGGCCCAGCAGGAAGCGTGA
- a CDS encoding chromosomal replication initiator DnaA yields MGRMFLAAGAGELIDGLAGADEELVFHAWNRAQTNGHKLLIIADSENDLSAIRLPDLVTRMAATPLVCIAAPDACLVRDLIEHLLVQRGLMPAPQLGSYVAARLDRSYVAIHAAVDAIDAASLASGSQPGIRIARTALIDSGLYMPDATASDSPEEL; encoded by the coding sequence TTGGGCAGGATGTTCCTGGCGGCAGGGGCCGGAGAGCTGATCGATGGCTTGGCAGGCGCGGATGAGGAGCTGGTGTTTCACGCCTGGAACCGTGCTCAGACCAACGGACACAAGCTCTTGATCATTGCCGACAGCGAGAATGACCTGTCTGCCATCCGCCTTCCGGACCTTGTGACGCGAATGGCGGCGACTCCGCTGGTTTGTATCGCTGCGCCTGATGCCTGCCTTGTTCGCGACCTCATTGAACATTTGTTGGTGCAGCGCGGCCTGATGCCAGCACCCCAACTTGGCAGCTATGTCGCAGCCCGGCTGGATCGCAGCTATGTCGCCATTCATGCTGCGGTCGACGCGATAGATGCAGCATCGCTTGCCAGCGGCAGCCAACCTGGCATCCGAATTGCTCGGACAGCGTTAATTGATTCCGGTTTATACATGCCCGATGCCACAGCCAGCGACTCTCCGGAGGAATTGTGA
- a CDS encoding TonB-dependent receptor domain-containing protein: MAHTTRSGIALTCGSFVTLAALSIASPVDAQEVDANGRTVYAVGFFAGFAPSSALDIVERIPGFSLQDTDEDVRGFGQAAGNLVINGSRPSAKSDSLQTILGRIPASRVLRVEIGPGDLFGAEFSGKNQVVNLVLADGGGVAGTVTIRTSVDHDGRLTPEASGSALIRRGPSTFNVAIGYDNERQLEEGSDTITAFPSGRLIEYRRKVNDIEEREAYLTGSWELAGDETSGAHANFRLARGWFDLDQSNDVFPSVGAVRDDLLFQNRRRTLFELGGDVTRPLAGGGLKLIGLITRQRITNEDDVALRVRSALVGGFTQAIVYQREESVLRAVWSRRDVAGWSVEAGVEGALNQLDSDVTFEEIGQNGGRTRIDLPIDQAVVTEHRGEVFANAGRSLGDRMRLDVGLTYEASRLTVRGDVRSERSLSFLKPKASLDWRPATGWHLQLAATRTVAQLNFEDFISFAELTNERVNGGNADLLPQRAWELRGSVERTVWGDGKLRLEGGYQHISLLQDRVPTPEGFDAPGNLGSGTLLFVKAVADLPLAPVGINGGRLTVNGTLQDSSVIDPYTREARPFSGYGSWNLNVEFRQDLGKFAWGLAYYAQPAGTFFRRNEEDRFNGREPYLVAFAEWRPTRQTTLSLSLDNLADVPATRTRTFFAPDRSTLVPTAIEFRERNKHVTATLTLRHNFG, encoded by the coding sequence ATGGCTCATACCACCCGCAGCGGCATCGCTCTGACATGCGGCTCGTTTGTCACATTGGCTGCCCTCTCGATTGCCAGCCCTGTTGACGCGCAAGAGGTGGATGCCAACGGCCGGACTGTCTATGCGGTCGGCTTTTTTGCGGGATTCGCACCGTCCAGCGCGCTCGACATTGTCGAACGCATTCCAGGGTTCAGCCTGCAAGACACGGACGAGGACGTGCGCGGTTTTGGCCAGGCGGCCGGAAATCTGGTCATCAACGGTTCGCGGCCCAGTGCCAAGAGCGACTCACTGCAAACCATTCTCGGCCGCATACCTGCCAGCAGGGTCTTGCGTGTAGAAATTGGCCCAGGCGACCTGTTTGGCGCGGAATTTTCAGGCAAGAATCAGGTGGTCAATCTGGTGTTGGCCGATGGTGGCGGCGTTGCTGGCACTGTCACCATCCGGACCTCTGTCGACCATGATGGCCGGTTGACCCCCGAAGCAAGCGGTTCTGCACTGATCCGCCGTGGCCCCAGCACCTTCAATGTTGCCATCGGCTATGACAATGAACGGCAGCTCGAAGAAGGCAGCGACACGATCACCGCTTTCCCCTCTGGCAGATTGATCGAATACCGCCGCAAGGTGAACGACATTGAGGAACGGGAAGCCTATCTGACTGGTTCCTGGGAATTGGCTGGTGACGAAACAAGTGGCGCACATGCCAATTTCCGTCTCGCCAGAGGCTGGTTCGATCTGGACCAAAGCAATGATGTCTTTCCTTCTGTAGGCGCGGTGCGGGACGACCTGCTGTTCCAGAACAGGCGACGGACCTTGTTCGAACTGGGTGGCGACGTGACCCGTCCGCTGGCAGGCGGCGGGTTGAAACTGATTGGTCTGATAACCAGACAGCGCATCACCAATGAGGATGATGTTGCCTTGCGGGTGCGTAGCGCGCTTGTTGGCGGATTCACCCAAGCGATCGTCTATCAACGCGAAGAGTCGGTTCTGCGCGCGGTCTGGTCGCGGCGCGACGTTGCGGGCTGGTCGGTCGAGGCCGGTGTCGAAGGGGCTCTCAACCAGCTCGACAGCGATGTCACCTTTGAAGAAATCGGGCAGAACGGAGGTCGGACCCGCATTGACCTGCCCATTGATCAGGCGGTGGTCACCGAACATCGCGGGGAGGTTTTTGCCAATGCAGGGCGATCACTGGGCGACCGGATGCGGCTTGATGTCGGCCTGACCTATGAGGCGTCGCGATTGACGGTGCGTGGTGACGTCCGCTCGGAACGAAGCCTGTCGTTCCTCAAACCCAAGGCATCATTGGATTGGCGTCCGGCAACTGGCTGGCATCTGCAATTGGCAGCAACCCGAACAGTGGCACAGCTGAATTTCGAGGACTTCATCAGCTTCGCCGAACTGACCAACGAACGGGTCAATGGCGGCAATGCCGATCTGCTGCCGCAGCGTGCCTGGGAGTTGCGCGGATCAGTTGAACGCACTGTCTGGGGCGATGGCAAGCTGAGACTGGAAGGCGGCTACCAACACATCAGCCTGTTGCAGGATCGCGTCCCGACACCAGAGGGATTTGATGCTCCGGGCAATCTTGGCAGCGGGACCCTGCTTTTCGTCAAAGCAGTGGCCGACCTGCCGCTCGCGCCCGTCGGGATCAACGGCGGGCGACTGACCGTCAACGGCACGTTGCAGGACAGTAGCGTTATCGACCCCTATACCCGGGAAGCCCGGCCCTTCAGCGGGTATGGCAGTTGGAATCTCAACGTGGAGTTCCGCCAGGATCTCGGCAAGTTTGCATGGGGCCTTGCCTATTATGCACAACCGGCCGGAACCTTTTTCCGGCGCAACGAGGAAGACCGGTTTAACGGGCGCGAGCCCTATCTTGTCGCCTTTGCCGAGTGGCGGCCAACACGCCAGACAACGCTCAGCCTAAGCCTCGATAACCTGGCCGATGTTCCCGCCACGCGCACCCGCACATTCTTTGCGCCTGACCGGAGCACGCTCGTGCCGACTGCCATCGAATTCCGTGAGCGCAACAAACATGTCACGGCGACGTTGACGCTGAGGCACAACTTCGGCTGA
- a CDS encoding DNA polymerase III subunit chi, protein MARVDFYHLTRDPAPLVLARLAERVLTSGDRLLVVSGERAISETVDAALWAAIPESFLAHMPAGSPLAEQVHEPVILADNLELVGPSAPSIVALADGQWRDEALGFARTLFLFDGSRIDEARAAWRSLSKREGISCHYWKQDDAGRWKEGP, encoded by the coding sequence ATGGCGCGGGTTGATTTCTATCATCTGACGCGTGACCCGGCGCCTCTGGTTCTCGCTCGCCTGGCTGAACGTGTCCTGACGAGCGGGGATCGTTTGCTGGTTGTATCTGGCGAAAGGGCGATAAGTGAAACGGTCGATGCGGCATTGTGGGCTGCAATTCCGGAATCCTTCCTCGCTCACATGCCCGCCGGATCGCCGTTGGCCGAGCAGGTGCACGAACCCGTGATCTTGGCCGATAATCTCGAACTTGTCGGCCCATCGGCGCCGTCGATCGTTGCTCTGGCCGATGGGCAATGGCGCGACGAGGCCCTCGGATTTGCCCGGACCCTGTTCCTGTTCGACGGTAGCCGCATTGATGAAGCCAGAGCAGCATGGCGCAGCCTGTCCAAGCGTGAAGGCATTTCATGCCATTATTGGAAACAGGATGATGCCGGACGATGGAAAGAAGGCCCATGA
- a CDS encoding M20/M25/M40 family metallo-hydrolase, translating to MRQPFRVTLLAGVAGLFAMASPVLAQQQPAISAEAISADTRTLADDSFLGRAPGTAGEQLTIDWLVQRLQSLGLEPAGPDGSWTQVVPLVRTQLVDGNLSIVTRAGERQLARPDDIYVSTVHPVDHLRIDQAPIIFVGHGVTAPEQDWDDFKGVDVRGKVVVFLVNDPDFSAAEGEDAFGRFGGTRMTYYGRWTYKFEEAARRGAIAALIVHDTPGAGYGWDTVKAPAGENYDIVRPKPNDRVLLQGWLSGQAAVDLFAASGLDLDVMRRAARSRAFQPVELTGQRFSAQMSVAQSRVESRNVLARIAGATRPGEVVIYGAHWDAYGVGAPAEDGTTVRAGANDDALGVAGLLEIARLIKAGPPLARTVAFGFWTAEERGLLGSEYFAASAVIPSETIVANVTLDIMNTGGPSRDVMLVGHGQNELEQDLARAAAAQGRRVTPETLPERGLFYRADHFPLARRGVPTLLFMQISGAPDLVEGGREAGEAWLAGYMRCYHQTCDRWTPDLDWRGVEQDVALAYTVGTGIANSDRWPEWSPTSEFARLRPPR from the coding sequence ATGCGTCAGCCGTTCCGTGTAACCCTGCTTGCTGGTGTCGCCGGGCTATTTGCCATGGCGAGCCCGGTCCTGGCTCAGCAACAGCCGGCCATTTCGGCAGAGGCGATCAGTGCCGATACCCGAACCCTGGCGGATGACAGCTTTCTCGGGCGTGCGCCCGGCACGGCGGGTGAACAATTGACCATCGACTGGTTGGTGCAGCGCCTGCAATCCCTTGGCCTCGAACCAGCCGGTCCTGACGGCAGCTGGACGCAGGTCGTGCCGTTGGTCAGGACACAATTGGTCGACGGCAACCTGTCGATCGTGACGCGAGCGGGTGAGCGGCAATTGGCTCGGCCCGATGACATTTATGTGTCGACTGTGCATCCGGTCGATCATCTGCGTATCGATCAGGCCCCGATCATCTTTGTTGGCCATGGTGTCACAGCGCCCGAACAAGACTGGGATGATTTCAAGGGCGTTGATGTTCGTGGCAAGGTGGTTGTCTTCCTGGTCAATGACCCTGATTTCTCGGCGGCTGAAGGGGAGGATGCGTTTGGGCGCTTTGGCGGGACGCGCATGACCTATTATGGACGCTGGACGTACAAGTTCGAAGAAGCGGCACGGCGCGGTGCGATTGCGGCCCTGATCGTTCATGATACGCCGGGGGCGGGCTATGGCTGGGACACGGTCAAGGCACCCGCAGGAGAGAATTACGACATTGTTCGCCCGAAACCCAATGATCGGGTGTTGTTGCAGGGTTGGTTGTCCGGCCAGGCGGCGGTTGACCTGTTCGCGGCATCGGGACTGGATCTGGATGTCATGCGCCGCGCCGCGCGGAGCAGGGCGTTCCAGCCTGTTGAATTGACCGGGCAGAGATTTTCCGCCCAAATGTCGGTTGCCCAATCGCGGGTCGAAAGTCGCAATGTCCTTGCTCGCATAGCTGGTGCAACACGACCCGGGGAGGTTGTCATCTATGGCGCGCACTGGGACGCCTATGGCGTTGGCGCACCAGCAGAAGATGGCACGACCGTTCGCGCTGGTGCGAATGATGATGCGCTCGGCGTTGCCGGCTTGCTGGAAATCGCTCGTCTCATCAAGGCTGGCCCGCCACTGGCGCGTACGGTGGCCTTCGGTTTCTGGACCGCAGAGGAACGCGGCCTTTTGGGTTCGGAATATTTCGCCGCTTCTGCTGTTATCCCGTCTGAGACAATCGTGGCCAATGTCACGCTCGACATCATGAACACCGGCGGACCTTCGCGCGATGTCATGCTGGTGGGCCATGGGCAGAATGAACTTGAACAGGATTTGGCGAGGGCCGCTGCCGCGCAGGGAAGGCGAGTGACCCCAGAAACCCTTCCCGAACGTGGCCTTTTCTATCGCGCAGATCATTTCCCATTGGCCCGGCGGGGCGTTCCGACCCTGTTGTTCATGCAAATCAGTGGAGCCCCGGATCTGGTCGAGGGCGGACGCGAAGCCGGAGAGGCTTGGCTTGCCGGTTATATGCGTTGTTATCATCAGACCTGCGACCGCTGGACCCCGGACCTGGACTGGCGCGGTGTCGAACAGGATGTCGCGCTGGCCTATACCGTCGGCACCGGCATCGCCAATTCCGATCGCTGGCCTGAATGGTCACCGACCAGTGAGTTTGCGCGCCTGCGCCCGCCGCGTTGA
- the ndk gene encoding nucleoside-diphosphate kinase: MAVTRTFSIIKPDATRRNLTGAVTKMLEEAGLRVVASKRIHMTREQAEGFYAVHKERPFFGELCDFMMSEPVVVQVLEGEDAVTRNRDIMGATNPADAAEGTIRKTHALSIGENTVHGSDSDENAAIEIAFFFKPEEIVG, translated from the coding sequence ATGGCGGTTACCCGCACCTTTTCGATCATCAAGCCTGATGCCACCCGTCGCAACCTGACGGGCGCTGTCACCAAGATGCTGGAAGAAGCTGGCCTGCGCGTCGTTGCTTCAAAGCGCATCCACATGACCCGTGAACAGGCCGAGGGTTTCTATGCGGTTCACAAGGAACGCCCCTTCTTTGGCGAACTGTGCGATTTCATGATGAGCGAGCCGGTCGTCGTGCAGGTTCTTGAAGGTGAAGACGCCGTCACCCGAAACCGCGACATCATGGGTGCCACCAACCCGGCTGACGCCGCCGAAGGCACGATCCGCAAGACCCACGCCTTGTCGATCGGTGAAAACACCGTCCATGGTTCGGACTCGGACGAGAATGCCGCGATCGAAATCGCCTTTTTCTTCAAGCCGGAAGAAATTGTCGGCTGA
- the purM gene encoding phosphoribosylformylglycinamidine cyclo-ligase, whose amino-acid sequence MSEKQPQNESYTYAQAGVSIAAGNALVRAIGPLAKSTRRPGADAELGGFGGFFDLKAAGFDDPLLVAANDGVGTKLKLAIDSGRHDGVGIDLVAMCANDLVVQGAEPLFFLDYYATGKLDNDVATAVVAGIAEGCKQAGCALIGGETAEMPGMYSDGDYDLAGFCVGAVERDQVLTADKVAAGDVILGLASSGVHSNGYSLVRRLAADKGWKLDRPALFDQTVLLIDALMAPTRIYVKSLLPLIRQGKIHALAHITGGGLLENIPRVLPDGLHASIDADLWPQPRLMAFLQAQGNIEPGEMARTFNCGIGMAVVAAAEDVAGVTAALEAAGETVHLLGHVGEGPRGCTVRGSDETWAGRGAWTATHVD is encoded by the coding sequence ATGAGCGAAAAGCAGCCCCAGAATGAATCCTACACCTATGCGCAAGCGGGTGTATCCATCGCCGCAGGCAACGCGCTGGTTCGGGCTATTGGCCCGCTGGCCAAGTCAACACGTCGGCCCGGTGCCGATGCCGAACTGGGCGGGTTTGGCGGCTTTTTCGATCTGAAAGCTGCCGGGTTCGACGATCCCCTGCTGGTTGCCGCCAATGACGGCGTGGGAACGAAGCTCAAGCTGGCCATCGACAGTGGCCGACATGATGGTGTCGGTATTGATCTTGTCGCCATGTGCGCCAACGATCTGGTTGTCCAGGGAGCGGAACCGCTGTTCTTCCTGGACTATTACGCGACCGGCAAACTCGACAATGATGTGGCGACCGCGGTCGTGGCTGGTATCGCCGAGGGGTGCAAGCAGGCCGGTTGCGCGCTGATTGGCGGCGAGACTGCCGAAATGCCCGGCATGTACAGCGATGGAGACTATGACCTGGCAGGCTTTTGTGTCGGCGCGGTCGAACGCGATCAGGTGCTGACGGCGGACAAGGTGGCGGCAGGCGACGTGATCCTTGGCCTCGCCTCTTCGGGCGTTCATTCCAATGGCTATTCGCTGGTCCGTCGGTTGGCGGCGGACAAGGGGTGGAAGCTGGATCGTCCGGCGCTGTTCGACCAGACCGTCCTGTTGATTGATGCGCTGATGGCCCCGACCCGCATTTATGTGAAATCGCTGTTGCCGCTGATCCGTCAGGGCAAAATTCATGCGCTGGCCCATATCACCGGGGGCGGCCTGCTCGAAAATATTCCGCGGGTCCTGCCGGACGGGTTGCACGCCAGCATCGATGCCGATCTGTGGCCGCAACCGCGCCTGATGGCGTTCCTGCAGGCACAGGGCAATATCGAACCGGGTGAAATGGCCCGCACCTTCAACTGCGGCATTGGTATGGCCGTTGTTGCGGCAGCTGAGGATGTTGCCGGTGTCACAGCTGCTCTTGAGGCCGCTGGCGAGACTGTCCACCTGCTCGGCCATGTGGGCGAAGGACCAAGGGGCTGCACCGTTCGGGGCAGTGACGAAACCTGGGCCGGTAGGGGCGCCTGGACTGCGACTCATGTTGACTAG